The following are encoded in a window of Methanothrix sp. genomic DNA:
- the coaBC gene encoding bifunctional phosphopantothenoylcysteine decarboxylase/phosphopantothenate--cysteine ligase CoaBC → MELSISGSVSDTLSGRTVALGVTGSIAAVRAVDLVRDLIRRGADVHCVMSEAAQRILHPQALEYASGNPVITEITGRVEHVELCGIEGRADMLLIAPATANTIGKIACGIDDTPVTTFATTAIGSGKPVAVVPAMHEAMYRHPAVVENLNRLRSMGVVCIDPRIEESKAKIAENARIVAEVERILGPGDLRSRRILVTSGATAESIDPIRIITNRASGRTGVEIAREAYRRGAEVTVVHRARLGLPFKEVHVESAQDMLDAVMKELSTGYDALIGAAAVGDFTVDAEQRKIKSNDEIVLRLRPAPKILRSVRSAHPDLTIIGFKAETFVSDEDLIRSARESMDASRLNLVIANDVGAGGMGTDDNRVLIVREDGSHAEVSGKKSIIARSVIDELVRIMNERDRGWREARKPQ, encoded by the coding sequence ATGGAGCTTAGCATCTCTGGATCTGTCAGCGATACCCTCTCAGGAAGGACAGTGGCTCTGGGCGTCACAGGGAGCATCGCGGCCGTGAGGGCTGTCGATCTGGTGCGCGACCTGATCAGACGCGGCGCGGATGTGCACTGTGTGATGTCAGAGGCGGCGCAGAGGATACTGCATCCGCAGGCGCTTGAATACGCCAGTGGCAACCCGGTCATCACGGAGATAACCGGCCGCGTCGAGCATGTGGAGCTTTGCGGGATTGAGGGGCGCGCGGATATGCTTCTGATAGCCCCTGCCACAGCGAACACGATAGGAAAGATCGCATGCGGCATAGACGATACGCCGGTCACGACCTTCGCGACCACCGCGATAGGAAGCGGAAAGCCGGTAGCTGTTGTGCCTGCGATGCACGAGGCCATGTACCGTCACCCTGCAGTTGTCGAAAATCTGAACAGGCTGAGATCAATGGGAGTCGTGTGCATAGATCCCAGGATCGAGGAGTCGAAGGCGAAGATCGCGGAAAATGCGAGGATCGTCGCCGAGGTCGAGCGGATTCTGGGGCCGGGAGATCTCAGATCTAGGCGCATTCTCGTGACTAGCGGTGCAACTGCTGAGAGCATCGATCCGATCAGGATAATAACAAACCGCGCCTCAGGAAGGACCGGCGTGGAGATAGCGCGTGAGGCATACAGGCGCGGCGCGGAGGTGACTGTGGTTCACAGGGCCAGGCTGGGGCTGCCCTTTAAGGAGGTACACGTCGAGAGCGCTCAGGATATGCTCGACGCTGTTATGAAAGAGCTCTCCACAGGGTACGACGCCCTTATAGGCGCAGCAGCCGTCGGGGACTTCACCGTGGATGCGGAGCAGAGAAAGATCAAATCAAATGATGAGATCGTCCTGAGGCTCAGGCCTGCCCCGAAGATACTGAGATCTGTACGCTCAGCGCATCCGGATCTCACGATCATAGGGTTCAAGGCCGAGACGTTCGTGAGCGATGAGGATCTGATCAGAAGCGCCCGCGAATCCATGGATGCATCGCGCCTGAATCTCGTGATCGCAAACGATGTGGGTGCAGGCGGGATGGGAACCGACGATAACAGGGTTCTGATTGTAAGAGAGGATGGCTCTCATGCAGAGGTCTCAGGGAAGAAGAGCATAATAGCGAGAAGTGTGATCGATGAGCTTGTGAGGATCATGAATGAGAGAGATCGTGGATGGAGGGAAGCGCGAAAACCGCAGTGA
- a CDS encoding 4-phosphopantoate--beta-alanine ligase, with protein sequence MTEIPKSHPRYTSLMTRERIAEGVRNGITSVQGLIAQGRGEAFDYILGERTMISADRATLAAAAALLIAKRPAISVNGNVAALVPGEMVELASLLNAPLEVNLFHRSEERVRRIADLLRSHGARLVLGENPDCRIPGLEHSRALATRGGIYDADAVLIPLEDGDRCEALVGMGKTVIAVDLNPLSRTSMRASITIVDNITRAVPNLTRKISSLSGSTTEYLQAVLMDYSNRDTLRDALLEMREYITARMNELDGAQGSAGKRI encoded by the coding sequence TTGACTGAGATACCGAAATCGCATCCCAGATACACATCACTCATGACGCGCGAGAGGATAGCTGAGGGCGTGAGGAATGGGATAACAAGCGTCCAGGGTCTGATTGCACAGGGCAGGGGCGAGGCGTTCGATTACATCCTCGGCGAGAGGACGATGATCTCCGCGGATCGGGCAACACTCGCAGCAGCGGCAGCTCTTCTGATCGCGAAGAGGCCGGCGATCAGCGTGAATGGGAATGTCGCAGCTCTTGTCCCGGGAGAGATGGTGGAGCTTGCATCTCTCCTGAATGCACCCCTCGAGGTGAACCTCTTTCACAGGAGTGAGGAGAGGGTGAGGAGGATCGCAGATCTCCTCAGATCGCACGGCGCGCGCCTGGTGCTCGGAGAGAATCCCGACTGCAGGATACCGGGACTGGAGCACAGCCGCGCGCTGGCAACGAGAGGCGGCATATACGATGCGGATGCTGTGCTGATACCCCTTGAGGACGGTGACAGGTGCGAGGCGCTTGTGGGGATGGGGAAGACTGTGATAGCTGTGGACCTCAACCCCCTCTCGAGGACATCGATGAGGGCCAGCATCACGATCGTGGATAACATAACAAGAGCTGTGCCGAATCTTACAAGAAAGATAAGCTCGCTCTCGGGCTCCACCACAGAGTATCTCCAGGCTGTGCTGATGGATTACAGCAACAGGGACACATTGAGGGATGCTCTGCTCGAGATGCGGGAGTATATCACTGCAAGAATGAATGAGCTGGATGGTGCACAGGGATCAGCCGGCAAGCGGATCTGA
- a CDS encoding pantoate kinase, with the protein MREIVDGGKRENRSERDHQENVADSARATVPGHVTGFFAARREDDPLASGSIGCGFTLGLLARTTVSAADSTQIIINGHPSDAPVSRHVVESLAPSPVRVETELDMIMGAGFGASGAGALGCAYALNQLFELGLTSNQVASVAHRAEVLSGTGLGDVIAQNTGGLVIRIAHGAPGRGVVDRIPVPGTKVYAVVRGPIPTREVLMDASVMKRINDAGERAVKEILRRPTLGEFMRLSRGFTCEIELASSWALDAMEAVESAGGMASMIMLGDSVFAVGGEECREALQHFGDVIETEIVHRGPLLD; encoded by the coding sequence ATGAGAGAGATCGTGGATGGAGGGAAGCGCGAAAACCGCAGTGAGCGAGATCACCAGGAGAATGTCGCTGACTCGGCGAGGGCCACGGTCCCAGGGCATGTGACCGGATTCTTCGCAGCAAGGCGCGAGGATGATCCTCTTGCGTCCGGCTCCATAGGCTGCGGGTTCACCCTCGGGCTCCTCGCAAGGACCACTGTCAGCGCAGCAGATTCAACCCAGATAATCATCAACGGGCATCCATCTGATGCGCCAGTGAGCAGACACGTTGTTGAATCGCTGGCCCCGTCGCCTGTCAGGGTCGAGACAGAGCTGGATATGATCATGGGCGCTGGATTCGGGGCGAGCGGCGCGGGAGCACTGGGCTGTGCATACGCGCTGAACCAGCTCTTCGAGCTGGGGCTGACGTCAAACCAGGTCGCCTCGGTCGCGCATCGCGCTGAGGTCCTGAGCGGCACAGGCCTCGGGGATGTCATAGCGCAGAACACCGGGGGTCTCGTCATCCGCATAGCGCATGGCGCTCCGGGCCGGGGCGTGGTCGACAGGATTCCGGTTCCGGGAACAAAGGTCTACGCGGTTGTGAGGGGGCCGATCCCAACCAGGGAGGTGCTCATGGATGCGAGCGTGATGAAACGGATCAACGATGCTGGTGAGAGGGCTGTGAAAGAGATCCTCCGCAGGCCGACTCTTGGGGAGTTCATGCGTCTTTCGAGGGGATTCACATGTGAGATAGAGCTGGCGAGCTCATGGGCGCTGGATGCCATGGAGGCAGTTGAATCTGCAGGTGGAATGGCGAGCATGATAATGCTTGGCGACTCTGTTTTCGCAGTGGGGGGAGAGGAGTGCAGGGAGGCGCTTCAGCATTTCGGAGATGTGATCGAGACAGAGATCGTTCATAGGGGGCCTCTGCTTGACTGA